atatatgtatatatctatatataatgcGATTTTAtcataaaagataatttttacaaatttgtGATTTTagtgggaaaataaaattagCCTTTAGTCATCTTTGATGTTCTATAATTGGAGGTTTGGTGATTATAATTGGCAACAGAGAGACAgatacagttttatatatatatatatttataaaacaaatatctgTAACAACTTTACTATTATCAATATTTCAGAAATATCCATCTTTTCACACTTGAAGAGATAAAAACTCTCTAGAGATTTGAGTAACAGATATCCTCTAAATATTTAGTATGGAAATAGACAACAATATACACTTTAAGCTTTTTCCCTATAACATTTTATGGAGAAAATTACTTCTGAGCATATTTTTCATTGCATCTAAGACATCTTTATTCCTGATACTGTAGATAATTGGGTTGAAAGATGGTGTGAGGATGGTATAGAATATTGCCAGCAATTTATCCTGACCTGGAGTGTGGTACTTTTTAGGTCTCATGTATGTGAAAATAAAAGGCCCATAGTACATTATGACCACAGTCATGTGGAAGAAACAGgtagaaaatgattttttccttgccttttttgaTTTCATTTGGAGGACAGTAAGAAGAATTTGGACATAAGAAGCAAAGATTAGAGAGGAAgggataaataagaaaatgatgcCACTTGCATAAGCTGCTTGTTCATAGTGTGTTGTGTCCACACAGGACAACACCAACATGGCGGGGacttcacagaaaaagtgatCAATGGCCCTTGAGCcacaaaagggaaagtgaagtgcATAAGCTGTGTGAACTATGGAGTTGATTATTCCAATAAACCAGGCCCCTCCAGCCATGAGAACGCTGACATAGTCATTCATAAGAATGGGATAACGCAGTGGATGACAGATGGCTACATAGCGATCGTAGGACATTGCTGCCAGGAGAAGGCACTCACCACCCAAGAGGGTAAGGGATAGAAATATCTGGAAGCCACAGGCTACAAATGAAATAGTTTTGCTGCCTGACAGAAAGTCAGTGATCATTTTGGGAACAATGTTGCTAGTATGCAAGATATCTATAAAAGAGAGATGGCTGAGCAGGAAATACATTGGAGTATGGAGTTTCGATTCCCTGTGGATAAGGATAATCATCATTGTATTTTCTGTTATAGTTATAATAAAAACGATGAATATAATGGAGAGGAAAATCAGACTTGTTTGGGAAGAAGAGAAGAGTCCCAAAAGAATGAAGTCACTGCTGGAAGTGTGATTCTCACATCCCATCTTGAAAGTCTTGCtttacctaaaataaataaacaaacaaacaaatataaacaaataagaggtagagtgaaagaaataaaaattagcatACATCTCAATCTCCTTTACATTTAACTGTATACTAAGATAAGCATATTCCTTTTTTGCTATATTTTCCAAGTAAAGCCAAATGGACTCTCAGATAGTTTTTTTAACTGGGCATGTTTTACACAATGGGCATTTATTTGCTGAACAAGTCAATtgttttatcattatgaaataaacataatttgtatatactttatataagGAAAaacttaattatatatttaattcccTGAAATGTTAGCACTGTTTtgctgacattttaaaagttttaaaagatcagCATATGAATGGGATTTGCTTCTTGCTGTTTCTACTTGTTTGATCTACAGCTCAGTAAAATTTGGTGTAGACAGATTCAGTTTGAAGGCAGTGGTGTTTCCCATGAACTGACTGATTATAATTTAGTCTCTAAAATCAGTGAATATTACTGCAACTCACATTTAATATATTGATATCCAAAGTTGTTGACTTTTTCTCACTGCATAGAATCATTTTGTCcttctggttttgctttttccattaacAGTTTACTTCAATGTAGTCATCCTGAATCAAAACAACACTTCATTTTAGTGTTAAGAAGAATGGACAGTGTCTATTCACACTAAATTCCTGTTAGTTAGTAGAGTCACTGGACCATGGTAGCTTCCCAGATTCTTATTAAGGAAATTTTGGACTTATGTTTCTAAGATCTCTGATATGAAAGGTCTTCAATGAGGCATCAATTATATTTATGTTTAGACAGTTTGTTTTGTCTGCACaagtatgtttattatttttatttcagatatagGATATACTCTATTATATATTCCCTAacatatttattatcttactTCTATCATATTTCCCCTATCCTTAGGAGGGGAATAATTTTtaggtattattttaaattataaaagcagTATGTTTCAGTCTTTCCTTATAGGAAATAGAAATAACTTGTATTCTTTATTCAGTGAATGTACTACACTCaaatcattttaatcattttgcaTTTACCAAGATTCTcaaaatatagtatatatcaaTGCGTTTTGACTTGACTCataatacttttttcatttttctagtagATCTCTTATTACATAAATTAGGTTTATAGAATATTTCTGCAAACTTAGATTTAAGTAGAAGCCAATTACTAATGttaagatattaatatatataatattattatatattaaatatatactatatatatataaatatacttaatagAGTACAGTTGAGACTACGTATTTAGAAGATAATTGTTTATATGCTCCTATAATGGTCTTTAAAGTTTtgaccaaaaagcaaagaaaagataaaaacttgatattaatattgtaaagtaattagcctctaattaaaataaataaatttaaattaaaaaaagaatttttaaaagtgtttgatATGAAAATCCTTTGCAATATTAATTATGTGgaaagcatttatattttatactatatgactgctatttttatttgtaaaactttCCCATAAACATAATATCAATGACTCATTTGACATGATATTTATAAGCTCTGTCAAAAAATATTGAGCATCAGATTTGATATGCAAATGATTCAAAATATCTCATTGTTACTAATAATTCAACTAATTACAATGAAATTTCATGGAAGAGGCAATAATCAGACACTGAATTCCCTTAAACATGAATAGAACAAAATCATTACTTGTTTTTAATAAGCTGATATGGAATAAGTTGggttatttcaaatactgaaagacaaTTCTGTGAAAGtagtgcactcaatatgccagcaaatttggaaaactcagcagtggccacaggactggaaaaaatcagttttcactccaatcccaaagaaaggcaatgccaaagaatgctcaaactactgcacaattgcactcagctcacatgctggtaaagtaatgttcaaaattctccaagccaggcttcagcaatacgtgaagcatgaacttccagatgttgaagctagttttagaaaaggcagaggaaccagagatcaaactgccaacatctgctgtatcatcaaaacaacaagagagtcccagaaaaacatctatttctgctttattgactatgacaaagcctttgactgtgtggatcacaataaactgtggaagagatgggaataccagaccacctgacctgtctcttgagaaacctgtatgcagatcaggaagcaacagttagaactggacatggaacaaaagactggttccaaataggaaaaggagtacgtcaaggctgtatttaacttctatgcagagtacatcataagaaacactgggctggaggaagcacaagctggaatcaaggttgtcaggagaaatatcaataacctcagatatgcagagactccacccttatgacagaaagtgaagaagcactgaagagcctcttgatgaaagtgaaagaggacagtgaaaaagttggcttaaagctcaacattcagaaaactaagatcatggcatccggtcccatcacttcatggcaaatagatggggaaacagtggaaacagtggctgactttattttttgggggctccaaaatcactgcagatggtaattgcagccatgaaattaaaagacacttactccttggaaggaaagttatgaccaacctaggtagcatattgaaaagcagagagattactttgccaacaaaggtccgtctagtcaaggctgtggtttttcctgtggtcatgtatggatgtgagagttggactataaagaaagctgagcactgaagaattgatgtttttgaactgtgatgttggagaagactcttgagagtcccttggactgcaaggagatcca
The DNA window shown above is from Bos indicus x Bos taurus breed Angus x Brahman F1 hybrid chromosome 7, Bos_hybrid_MaternalHap_v2.0, whole genome shotgun sequence and carries:
- the LOC113896288 gene encoding olfactory receptor 2AJ1-like; the protein is MGCENHTSSSDFILLGLFSSSQTSLIFLSIIFIVFIITITENTMMIILIHRESKLHTPMYFLLSHLSFIDILHTSNIVPKMITDFLSGSKTISFVACGFQIFLSLTLLGGECLLLAAMSYDRYVAICHPLRYPILMNDYVSVLMAGGAWFIGIINSIVHTAYALHFPFCGSRAIDHFFCEVPAMLVLSCVDTTHYEQAAYASGIIFLFIPSSLIFASYVQILLTVLQMKSKKARKKSFSTCFFHMTVVIMYYGPFIFTYMRPKKYHTPGQDKLLAIFYTILTPSFNPIIYSIRNKDVLDAMKNMLRSNFLHKML